A section of the Pseudomonas tritici genome encodes:
- the nadD gene encoding nicotinate-nucleotide adenylyltransferase, protein MAKRIGLLGGTFDPVHIGHLRSALEVADALALDELRVMPNARPPHRDTPQVSPQQRLEMVRLAVEGISPLVVDDHELKRDKPSYTVDTLELMRAELAADDQLFLLLGWDAFCGLPSWHRWEELLQHCHILVLQRPDADSEPPDALRNLLAARSVSDPLALTGPNGNIAFVWQTPLAVSATQIRQLLASGKSVRFLVPDAVLAYIDAHGLYRASN, encoded by the coding sequence ATGGCTAAACGCATCGGGCTGCTCGGCGGTACCTTCGACCCCGTGCACATCGGCCATTTGCGCAGCGCCCTGGAAGTCGCGGATGCGCTCGCGCTGGACGAGCTGCGGGTGATGCCCAACGCCCGGCCTCCGCATCGCGATACGCCGCAGGTGTCGCCGCAGCAGCGCCTGGAAATGGTGCGCCTGGCCGTGGAAGGTATCTCGCCGTTGGTGGTGGACGACCATGAGCTCAAGCGCGATAAACCGTCCTACACTGTTGACACCCTGGAGCTGATGCGCGCCGAGTTGGCCGCGGATGACCAGTTGTTTCTGCTTTTGGGCTGGGACGCTTTTTGCGGCCTGCCCTCTTGGCATCGCTGGGAGGAACTCCTCCAGCATTGCCACATCCTGGTTTTGCAACGCCCGGATGCCGACAGCGAACCGCCGGATGCCTTGCGCAACCTGCTGGCCGCGCGGTCGGTAAGTGACCCCTTGGCCCTGACCGGGCCGAACGGGAATATTGCATTCGTCTGGCAGACCCCGCTTGCGGTGTCCGCCACCCAGATCCGTCAACTGCTGGCCAGCGGTAAGTCGGTACGTTTCCTGGTGCCTGACGCGGTCCTGGCCTACATCGATGCGCACGGGCTTTACCGTGCGTCGAACTGA
- a CDS encoding glutamate-5-semialdehyde dehydrogenase, whose translation MTESVLDYMTRLGRAARQASRLIARASTAQKNRALLAAADALDASRSELATANELDLANGRANGLEPALLDRLALTPARIDDMIEGLRQVAKLPDPIGEIRDMRYLPSGIQVGKMRVPLGVIGIIYESRPNVTIDAASLCLKSGNATILRGGSEAINSNRAIAACIQQGLAVAELPAEVVQVVETTDRAAVGALITMPEFVDVIVPRGGKSLIERVSRDAKVPVIKHLDGVCHVYIDIAADIDKAIRIADNAKTHRYAPCNTMETLLVHVGIAERVLPPLAAIYRDKGVELRGCVRTRALLGADVIEATELDWYTEYTAPILSIKIVDDLDEAIEHINTYGSKHTDAIVSEHFSDARRFLNEVDSASVMINASTRFADGFEYGLGAEIGISTDKLHARGPVGLEGLTSEKYVVFGDGHVRT comes from the coding sequence ATGACTGAGTCCGTTCTTGACTACATGACCCGCCTGGGTCGCGCTGCCCGTCAGGCCTCGCGGTTGATCGCCCGTGCGAGCACTGCGCAGAAGAACCGTGCCCTGTTGGCTGCCGCCGACGCTCTGGATGCTTCGCGCTCCGAGCTCGCCACTGCCAACGAACTGGACCTGGCCAACGGCCGCGCCAATGGCCTGGAGCCAGCCCTGCTGGACCGCCTGGCGCTGACCCCGGCACGTATCGACGACATGATCGAAGGTTTGCGTCAGGTGGCCAAGCTGCCTGACCCCATCGGCGAAATCCGCGACATGCGTTACCTGCCGTCCGGCATCCAGGTCGGCAAGATGCGCGTGCCGCTGGGCGTGATCGGCATCATTTATGAGTCGCGTCCGAACGTGACCATCGACGCCGCGAGCCTGTGCCTCAAGTCCGGCAACGCCACCATCCTGCGTGGCGGTTCCGAGGCGATCAATTCCAACCGTGCCATTGCAGCGTGCATTCAGCAGGGCTTGGCCGTGGCCGAGTTGCCTGCCGAAGTGGTGCAAGTGGTGGAAACCACCGACCGTGCCGCCGTGGGCGCGCTGATCACCATGCCGGAATTTGTCGACGTGATCGTGCCACGTGGTGGCAAAAGCCTGATCGAGCGCGTCAGCCGCGATGCCAAGGTGCCAGTCATCAAGCACCTGGACGGCGTGTGCCACGTGTACATCGACATCGCCGCCGACATCGACAAGGCGATCCGCATCGCCGACAACGCCAAGACTCACCGCTACGCCCCGTGCAACACCATGGAAACCCTGCTGGTGCACGTCGGCATTGCCGAGCGCGTGCTGCCGCCGCTGGCTGCCATCTACCGCGACAAGGGCGTGGAACTGCGTGGTTGTGTGCGTACCCGTGCGCTGTTGGGCGCGGACGTGATCGAAGCGACCGAGCTGGATTGGTACACCGAATACACGGCGCCGATCCTGTCGATCAAGATCGTTGATGACCTGGATGAGGCCATCGAGCACATCAACACCTACGGCTCCAAGCACACCGACGCCATTGTTTCCGAGCATTTCAGCGATGCCCGGCGTTTCCTCAACGAAGTGGATTCCGCCTCGGTAATGATCAACGCCTCGACGCGTTTTGCAGACGGCTTCGAGTATGGCCTGGGGGCGGAGATCGGTATTTCCACTGATAAGCTGCATGCCCGTGGCCCGGTTGGGCTGGAAGGCCTGACCAGCGAGAAGTACGTGGTGTTCGGCGACGGTCATGTGCGCACTTGA
- a CDS encoding DNA-3-methyladenine glycosylase, with product MPSSSPLLPASPLPDSFFDRDAQILAQALLGKVIRHRVGETWLSARIIETEAYYVAEKGSHASLGYTEKRKALFLDGGHIYMYYARGGDSLNFSAHGPGNAVLIKSAYPWVDALSGPESLAQMLLNNPNADGSPRAAQKLCAGQTLLCKALGLKVPMWDAKRFDQELLYVEDVGQAPTQIIQTTRLGIPSGRDEHLMYRFVDAGYAPYCTRNPLRRGQVEGRDYFLID from the coding sequence ATGCCCAGCTCATCACCCCTACTCCCCGCCAGCCCCCTGCCCGACAGCTTCTTCGACCGCGATGCGCAAATTCTTGCGCAAGCATTGCTCGGAAAAGTCATCCGCCATCGTGTCGGCGAAACCTGGCTTTCGGCACGAATTATTGAAACCGAAGCCTATTACGTGGCCGAAAAAGGCAGTCACGCTTCATTGGGCTACACAGAAAAGCGTAAGGCATTGTTTCTGGATGGTGGTCATATCTACATGTACTACGCCCGTGGTGGCGATTCCCTGAACTTCAGCGCTCATGGACCGGGCAATGCCGTGTTGATCAAATCGGCGTATCCGTGGGTCGACGCGTTGTCCGGCCCTGAAAGCCTGGCGCAGATGCTGTTGAACAACCCGAATGCCGACGGCAGCCCGCGCGCCGCTCAAAAGCTGTGCGCTGGCCAGACCTTACTGTGTAAAGCCTTGGGGCTGAAAGTGCCGATGTGGGATGCCAAGCGCTTCGATCAGGAGTTGCTCTACGTCGAGGATGTGGGCCAGGCGCCGACTCAGATCATCCAAACCACCCGCCTGGGCATTCCCAGCGGCCGTGATGAACACTTGATGTACCGCTTTGTGGATGCCGGCTATGCGCCTTATTGCACACGGAACCCGCTGCGCCGGGGCCAGGTCGAAGGTCGCGATTATTTTTTGATTGATTGA
- a CDS encoding bifunctional DedA family/phosphatase PAP2 family protein, whose protein sequence is MGQWLDSITGWLTLNPEWLAVAVFIVACVECLAIAGLIVPGTVLLFAIAALAGSGALSLSETLLLGFLGGLLGDGVSYFLGRHFHQNIRRLPGLRHHPEWMNGAETYFHKYGIASLLVGRFIGPLRPMLPMVAGMCDMPFPRFAVVSIVAAAGWSVAYLLPGWATGAAFRLPLPEGFWPEAAVVAGCLAVLIGLSLNSSLRGHRRATLWIGCASLVLLIALFIGYHSLDNFDHGLTALVQEHRSPWLDEVMVRITQLGEFKKMFFASAVFTGLLLLARQWRHAVFVGVTLAGAAVINTGTKLFFARGRPEILTDPLTSFSMPSGHASGAFAFFLALAILAGRGQPTRLRLTWMLLGCIPAAFIALSRVYLGAHWPTDILAGTLLAMTVCAFSLAISEYRSPLPAMSQKTWWLLLPALIAVLSFIALTGTPHALLRYAY, encoded by the coding sequence ATGGGCCAATGGCTCGATAGCATTACCGGCTGGTTGACCCTCAACCCCGAATGGCTGGCGGTGGCGGTGTTTATCGTCGCCTGCGTGGAGTGTCTGGCCATCGCCGGGCTGATCGTGCCTGGCACGGTATTGTTGTTTGCTATTGCCGCACTCGCCGGCAGCGGCGCGCTGTCCCTGAGTGAAACCTTGCTGCTGGGTTTCCTGGGCGGTCTGCTCGGTGACGGGGTTTCCTACTTTCTGGGTCGACATTTCCACCAGAACATCCGGCGCTTGCCCGGCTTGCGTCACCACCCTGAATGGATGAACGGCGCTGAAACCTACTTCCACAAGTACGGCATTGCCAGCCTGCTGGTCGGACGCTTCATCGGCCCATTGCGCCCTATGCTGCCGATGGTGGCGGGCATGTGCGACATGCCATTTCCGCGCTTTGCGGTGGTGAGCATCGTGGCGGCAGCGGGCTGGTCGGTGGCCTATCTGCTGCCGGGATGGGCGACCGGCGCCGCCTTCCGCTTGCCTCTGCCCGAGGGGTTCTGGCCCGAGGCCGCAGTGGTCGCAGGATGCCTGGCCGTACTGATCGGGCTGAGCTTGAACAGCAGCTTGCGCGGCCATCGTCGCGCTACCTTGTGGATTGGTTGCGCCAGCCTGGTGCTGTTGATCGCGCTGTTTATCGGCTACCACTCTCTGGACAACTTCGACCATGGCCTGACCGCCCTGGTGCAGGAGCATCGCAGCCCTTGGCTGGATGAAGTGATGGTGCGCATCACCCAACTGGGTGAATTCAAGAAGATGTTTTTCGCCAGCGCCGTGTTCACCGGCCTGCTGCTATTGGCACGCCAATGGCGCCATGCGGTGTTTGTCGGCGTAACGCTGGCCGGAGCGGCGGTGATCAACACCGGGACCAAGCTGTTTTTCGCTCGCGGACGGCCAGAAATCCTGACAGACCCTTTGACCAGCTTCAGCATGCCCAGCGGCCATGCGTCCGGCGCGTTCGCGTTTTTCCTGGCCCTGGCGATCCTGGCCGGTCGCGGGCAACCCACACGGCTGCGCCTGACCTGGATGCTGCTCGGCTGTATTCCGGCTGCATTTATTGCGCTGTCGCGGGTCTACCTCGGCGCCCATTGGCCCACGGACATCCTGGCCGGCACACTGCTGGCGATGACGGTGTGTGCGTTCAGCCTGGCCATCAGCGAGTACCGAAGCCCGCTGCCCGCCATGTCACAAAAAACCTGGTGGCTGCTGTTGCCGGCGCTGATTGCGGTGCTGAGTTTCATCGCACTCACCGGCACGCCGCATGCTCTGCTGCGCTACGCCTATTAA
- a CDS encoding LON peptidase substrate-binding domain-containing protein has protein sequence MSLALFPLNTVLFPGCTLDLQLFEARYLDMISRCMKKGESFGVVCVLDGREVGMAPDGYALIGCEALIRDFKQQDNGLLGIRVEGGRRFRVRDAGVQRDQLLVADVQWLEELPDQPLEEEDADLLALLQALAEHPLVASLDMDAHAEGQQALGNQLAYLLPFTDADKIDLLQLDDPQQRLDAIQMLLDELQGELFT, from the coding sequence ATGAGTCTGGCGCTGTTCCCGCTCAATACCGTGCTGTTCCCTGGCTGCACCCTCGACCTGCAACTGTTCGAGGCGCGCTACTTGGACATGATCAGCCGCTGCATGAAAAAGGGCGAAAGCTTCGGCGTGGTGTGCGTCCTCGACGGCAGGGAAGTGGGCATGGCGCCGGACGGCTACGCGCTGATCGGCTGTGAAGCGCTGATTCGCGACTTCAAGCAGCAGGACAACGGCCTGCTGGGGATTCGAGTCGAAGGCGGCCGCAGGTTCCGCGTACGGGATGCGGGCGTGCAGAGGGACCAATTGCTGGTGGCCGACGTGCAATGGCTCGAAGAACTGCCAGACCAACCGCTGGAAGAAGAGGACGCCGACCTGCTGGCGCTGCTGCAGGCGTTGGCCGAGCACCCCTTGGTTGCTTCGCTGGACATGGATGCGCACGCCGAGGGGCAGCAAGCCTTGGGCAATCAGTTGGCGTATCTGCTGCCCTTCACCGACGCCGACAAGATCGACCTGCTGCAACTCGACGACCCGCAGCAGCGCCTGGATGCGATCCAGATGCTGCTCGATGAGTTGCAGGGTGAGCTGTTCACTTAA
- a CDS encoding LrgB family protein, with protein MTFDWQGAWTAVIHHPLFGIGITLGAYQLVLAGFEKTRWVFLQPVLVSMLLVIGVLLSCGLSYAEYRKSTEIMGILLGPATVALAVPLYLNLRRIRQLFWPIFTTLVVGGVLATGLCVLLGWWFGAEHMMLMTMAPKSVTSPIAMLVAEQIGGVAALAAVFVLITGVVGAMVGPSLLSRLGVYSPEARGMALGMTAHAVGTSVALQESEECGAFAALAMSLMGVATAVFLPLAVSVIV; from the coding sequence ATGACCTTCGACTGGCAGGGCGCGTGGACGGCGGTGATTCATCACCCCTTGTTCGGCATTGGCATTACCCTCGGTGCCTATCAACTGGTGTTGGCAGGGTTCGAGAAAACCCGTTGGGTCTTCCTGCAACCGGTGCTGGTCTCCATGCTGTTGGTGATCGGCGTGTTGCTCTCCTGTGGCCTGAGCTACGCCGAATACCGCAAGAGCACCGAGATCATGGGCATCCTGCTCGGCCCGGCGACGGTGGCGCTGGCCGTGCCGCTGTATTTGAACCTGCGACGGATTCGCCAATTGTTCTGGCCGATTTTTACTACGCTGGTGGTAGGCGGGGTGTTGGCCACCGGCCTGTGTGTGCTGCTGGGCTGGTGGTTTGGCGCCGAGCACATGATGTTGATGACCATGGCGCCCAAGTCGGTGACCTCGCCGATTGCCATGCTGGTGGCCGAGCAGATCGGCGGCGTGGCGGCGTTGGCGGCGGTGTTTGTGCTGATCACCGGGGTGGTGGGGGCGATGGTCGGCCCGTCACTGCTTTCACGCTTGGGCGTGTACAGCCCCGAAGCGCGTGGCATGGCCCTGGGCATGACTGCCCACGCCGTCGGCACTTCGGTGGCCCTGCAGGAAAGCGAAGAGTGCGGCGCCTTTGCGGCGCTGGCCATGAGTCTGATGGGCGTAGCCACGGCGGTGTTCCTGCCGCTGGCTGTGTCGGTGATCGTTTAA
- a CDS encoding CidA/LrgA family protein produces MLLRGLTWLVLFQLIGTALNHLLLPVLPGPIIGLLLMLGYLVWRGEVGEPLSLAASSLLRYLPLLLVPPAVGVMVYAKDIAADFWAIVGALVLSLVTAMAFVGVLMQQMVKRKEKDQ; encoded by the coding sequence ATGCTGTTACGCGGTCTGACATGGCTGGTGCTGTTTCAATTGATCGGCACGGCACTCAATCATTTGCTGCTGCCGGTACTGCCGGGGCCGATCATCGGCCTGTTGCTGATGCTGGGTTACCTGGTGTGGCGCGGCGAAGTCGGCGAGCCCCTGAGCCTGGCGGCCAGCAGCCTGTTGCGTTACCTGCCGTTACTGCTGGTGCCGCCGGCGGTGGGGGTAATGGTGTATGCCAAGGACATTGCCGCTGATTTCTGGGCGATTGTCGGCGCGCTGGTATTGTCGCTGGTGACCGCCATGGCGTTTGTCGGCGTGCTGATGCAGCAGATGGTCAAGCGCAAGGAGAAGGACCAATGA
- a CDS encoding MaoC family dehydratase, whose translation MPYVPVAQLNDYVGKELGRSEWLTIDQARINLFAEATGDHQFIHVDPVKAAQTPFGSTIAHGFLSLSLMPKLMEDILIMPEGLKMAVNYGLDSVRFIQPVKVNSKVRLNVTLTDVTEKKPGQWLFKATATLEIEGQEKPAYIAESLSLCFV comes from the coding sequence ATGCCCTATGTACCCGTAGCGCAGCTCAACGATTATGTCGGCAAGGAACTGGGACGTTCCGAATGGCTCACCATCGACCAGGCGCGCATCAACCTGTTCGCAGAGGCCACTGGCGATCATCAGTTCATCCACGTCGACCCGGTCAAGGCCGCGCAAACACCGTTCGGCAGCACCATCGCCCACGGTTTCCTGTCGTTGTCGCTGATGCCCAAGCTGATGGAAGACATCCTGATCATGCCTGAAGGCCTGAAGATGGCAGTCAACTATGGCCTGGACAGCGTGCGCTTTATCCAGCCGGTGAAGGTTAATTCCAAGGTGCGCCTGAACGTGACCCTGACCGACGTCACCGAGAAAAAGCCTGGCCAATGGCTGTTCAAGGCCACGGCCACCCTGGAAATCGAAGGCCAGGAAAAACCCGCCTACATTGCCGAGTCGCTGTCACTCTGCTTCGTGTAA
- a CDS encoding C13 family peptidase, translating into MRPLAPLALALLLTACGDGESLLPPDARLPDGGRYRGDVVNGLLQGQGRVDYPNGSWYAGQFDKGQWHGQGEWHGSNGEVYKGQFKQGLFDGQGSLTTAGSHYVGGFKNGRRNGEGTLKEGQMTYRGEFKDDQYSGLGRLELADGSQYQGQFAHGKPNGEGQRNDDSGNQFSGHFVDGQLEGNGTFNSADGDIYVGQFKQNQLNGKGRYENADGDVWIGQFKEGALSGKGELIGVDGSHYVGQFSDWRFTGEGRLNLTDGSFYIGGFDSDSYQGKGTLVLTDGTVQAGTWVNGMRVRDADGKLLPDPLEIGVLAQGRLLDTALAEVPASTPAVELYTLAVAGDGKQSVFLREADYVSNLLATRFGARGQIRLVNHRDHIADRPLATRESLRRAVQTLAERTGPEDLVFIYMTSHGTHEHELVLDQPRMELADLPADELAAVMAPLKNRDKIVVISACYSGGFIPALKDERTLIMTASRADRVSFGCSEEADFTYFGDALFAQAFNQTDDLQQAFKLAQLHVAEREQADSFEASEPQIWAPKGVIAHWQLLRKQQARKALESVSMNSKEAKGN; encoded by the coding sequence ATGCGCCCACTCGCTCCCCTTGCCCTTGCCCTGTTGCTCACCGCTTGCGGAGACGGCGAATCGCTGTTGCCGCCCGATGCGCGCCTGCCCGACGGCGGCCGCTATCGGGGCGATGTGGTCAATGGTTTGCTGCAAGGCCAGGGCCGTGTGGACTACCCCAATGGCAGCTGGTACGCCGGCCAGTTCGACAAAGGTCAATGGCACGGCCAGGGCGAATGGCATGGCAGCAATGGCGAAGTCTATAAAGGTCAGTTCAAACAGGGTCTGTTCGACGGCCAGGGCAGCCTGACCACGGCGGGCAGCCACTATGTGGGCGGTTTCAAAAACGGGCGACGCAACGGCGAAGGCACCCTCAAAGAGGGGCAGATGACCTATCGCGGTGAATTCAAGGACGACCAGTATTCCGGCCTCGGTCGCCTGGAACTGGCCGACGGCAGCCAGTACCAGGGCCAGTTTGCCCACGGCAAGCCGAATGGCGAAGGCCAGCGCAACGATGACAGTGGCAACCAGTTCAGCGGCCATTTCGTCGATGGCCAACTGGAAGGCAACGGCACGTTCAACAGCGCCGACGGCGACATCTATGTCGGCCAGTTCAAACAGAACCAGCTCAACGGCAAGGGCCGCTATGAGAACGCCGACGGCGACGTGTGGATCGGCCAGTTCAAGGAAGGTGCGCTCAGCGGCAAGGGCGAATTGATTGGCGTCGATGGCAGCCACTATGTGGGTCAGTTCAGCGACTGGCGCTTTACCGGTGAAGGGCGCCTGAACCTCACCGACGGCAGCTTCTATATCGGCGGCTTCGACAGCGACAGCTATCAAGGCAAAGGCACCCTCGTCCTCACCGATGGCACCGTACAGGCCGGCACGTGGGTCAATGGCATGCGCGTGCGTGATGCCGACGGCAAATTATTGCCCGACCCACTGGAAATCGGTGTGCTGGCCCAGGGCCGCCTGCTGGATACCGCCCTCGCCGAAGTGCCCGCCTCCACGCCCGCCGTGGAGCTGTACACCCTGGCTGTGGCCGGTGACGGCAAACAGAGCGTGTTCCTGCGCGAGGCCGATTACGTCAGCAACCTGCTCGCAACGCGTTTCGGCGCGCGTGGGCAGATTCGCCTGGTCAATCACCGCGACCACATCGCCGACCGCCCACTGGCCACCCGCGAAAGCCTGCGTCGCGCCGTGCAAACCCTGGCCGAACGCACCGGGCCGGAAGACTTGGTGTTTATCTACATGACCAGCCACGGCACCCACGAACACGAACTGGTGCTGGACCAACCGCGCATGGAGCTGGCGGACCTGCCTGCCGATGAACTGGCCGCCGTGATGGCGCCGTTGAAGAACCGCGACAAGATCGTGGTGATTTCCGCCTGCTACTCCGGCGGCTTCATCCCGGCACTGAAAGATGAGCGCACGCTGATCATGACCGCCTCGCGGGCCGACCGTGTGTCCTTCGGTTGTTCCGAGGAAGCCGACTTCACCTACTTCGGCGACGCCCTCTTCGCCCAAGCCTTCAACCAGACCGACGACCTGCAGCAAGCCTTCAAGCTGGCGCAACTGCATGTGGCCGAGCGCGAGCAGGCGGACAGCTTCGAAGCCTCCGAACCGCAGATCTGGGCTCCCAAGGGCGTCATCGCCCATTGGCAATTATTACGTAAGCAGCAGGCACGAAAGGCGCTCGAAAGCGTCTCAATGAATAGCAAGGAAGCCAAAGGCAACTAA
- a CDS encoding oxidoreductase encodes MYLTPQHILLAGASGLTGEHLLDRLLNEPTVTRVLAPTRKPLAEHPHLENPVGDPAVFLPQLSGQVDIAFCCLGTTIKQAGSEAAFRAVDLDMVVAFAKRARELGARHLIVISAIGADPKSSIFYNRVKGEMEEALKAQDWPQLTIVRPSLLLGERLEPRLAEQLAGPLSRLIPGKYRGIEVCELARAMWRLALEEQDGVRVVESDELRKLGK; translated from the coding sequence ATGTACCTGACTCCGCAGCATATCTTGCTCGCTGGCGCCTCTGGCCTCACCGGCGAACACCTGCTCGACCGCCTGCTCAACGAACCCACCGTGACCCGCGTGCTGGCACCCACCCGCAAGCCACTGGCCGAACACCCGCACCTGGAAAACCCGGTGGGCGACCCGGCGGTGTTCCTGCCGCAACTGAGCGGCCAGGTGGATATCGCCTTCTGCTGCCTGGGCACCACCATCAAACAAGCGGGCTCCGAAGCCGCCTTCCGCGCGGTCGACCTGGACATGGTCGTGGCTTTCGCCAAACGCGCGAGGGAACTGGGCGCGCGGCACCTGATCGTGATCAGCGCGATTGGCGCCGACCCGAAATCTTCGATCTTCTACAACCGCGTCAAAGGTGAAATGGAAGAGGCGCTGAAGGCCCAGGATTGGCCACAACTGACCATCGTGCGCCCTTCGCTGTTACTCGGGGAAAGGCTGGAGCCGCGCTTGGCCGAACAACTGGCCGGACCGTTGTCGCGACTGATTCCGGGCAAATACCGCGGCATTGAAGTGTGCGAACTGGCCCGCGCCATGTGGCGCCTGGCGCTGGAAGAGCAGGATGGGGTGCGAGTGGTGGAGTCGGATGAGTTGCGCAAGCTGGGCAAGTAG
- a CDS encoding YceK/YidQ family lipoprotein has product MNKALLILLALQLTGCATARTLDAAKPGAPVVYAGTRLDLYAMNGGCCAKDRFGAEAPSYPGVDLPASALLDTLLLPLSVLTVLGVGFNATGGL; this is encoded by the coding sequence ATGAATAAGGCGCTGCTGATCTTGCTGGCGTTGCAACTCACGGGCTGCGCCACTGCCCGCACGCTGGATGCGGCAAAGCCAGGCGCGCCGGTGGTGTATGCCGGTACGCGCCTGGATCTGTATGCGATGAATGGAGGTTGTTGCGCCAAGGATAGGTTTGGTGCAGAGGCGCCGAGCTACCCCGGTGTGGATCTGCCGGCGAGTGCGTTGCTCGATACGCTGTTGTTGCCGCTGTCGGTGTTGACGGTGTTGGGTGTTGGCTTCAATGCCACAGGCGGCCTATGA
- the ubiX gene encoding flavin prenyltransferase UbiX has translation MSGPERVTLAMTGASGAPYGLRLLDCLVREDREVHFLISKAAQLVMATETDVALPPKVQMMQAFLTEYTGAAAGQIKVYGKEDWMSPVASGSGAPAAMVVVPCSTGTLSAIATGACNNLIERAADVTLKERRQLILVPREAPYSSIHLEHMLKLSNIGVAILPASPGFYHQPQTIDDLVDFVVARILNLLNIPQDMLPRWGEHHLSSDE, from the coding sequence ATGAGCGGGCCGGAACGCGTCACCCTGGCGATGACCGGTGCGTCCGGCGCGCCCTATGGTTTGCGCCTGCTGGATTGCCTGGTGCGCGAAGACCGTGAGGTGCACTTCCTGATCTCCAAGGCCGCGCAGTTGGTGATGGCCACCGAGACCGACGTGGCGCTGCCACCCAAGGTGCAGATGATGCAGGCCTTCCTCACCGAGTACACCGGTGCGGCGGCGGGGCAGATCAAGGTTTACGGTAAAGAGGACTGGATGTCGCCCGTGGCCTCCGGCTCGGGTGCGCCGGCGGCCATGGTGGTGGTGCCGTGTTCCACGGGCACCTTGTCGGCAATCGCCACGGGTGCCTGCAACAACTTGATTGAACGCGCGGCAGACGTGACGTTGAAAGAGCGCCGGCAGTTGATCCTGGTGCCCCGTGAAGCGCCGTATTCGAGCATCCACCTGGAGCACATGCTCAAGTTGTCGAACATAGGCGTGGCGATTTTGCCGGCCTCGCCCGGTTTTTATCACCAGCCGCAGACCATCGATGACTTGGTGGATTTTGTGGTGGCGCGGATTCTCAACCTGCTGAATATCCCTCAAGACATGCTGCCACGTTGGGGTGAGCATCATTTGAGCAGTGATGAATAA